The stretch of DNA TTCCTTGACAAGTTTGCCCGGGTGGGTAGTATATTTTTTCCAAGTCGCCACAAAAAATTCCGCACTCGATTAGGGACAGGTGCCCGCCAAATTTCTCTCCATAAAATGTCTGTTTGTTGACCAGAGGTACCAGCAGCATTCCTAGAGCTGTGTTGTTTCAGTAAGTGATGTGCCGATCTCACAGAGTACTCGCCATTTCTTTCAAAGTGCCAAATAATTTTGTCAGATGGGAGTCTTGGAGAAATTGGTAAACTCAGAATTTGTTTTGCTTCATGTGGGAAGAATATATGTGACACTAGATCTCGCTTCCATTGTTTGGTATCCGGATCAATAAGGGTGCTGACAAGTGCATCTTCTTCCAGCTCATCACATCTGCTCCATACTTTGAACCCCACTTGGTTAGGTAACCACTTGTCCTTGCAAATCTTAACTTTCTCTCCATTTCCAATTCTCCATCTGGATCCTAAAATTATGACCTCCTTTGCACTTTGAATACTCCTCCAAGCATAGCTCGGTTGATAGCCAATCTTTGCTTCCATAAACGATGCTCTAGGATAGTATCTACTCTTGAAAACTCTCCCCATAAGTGATTCTTCACCTGTTATTAGTCTCCAACAATGCTTCCCTAGGAGGGCTGAATTGAAATTGCTGATTCCTCTAAATCCCATGCCTCCACCTTTCTTTGACTTTGATAATCTTTCCCAACTCATCCAATGAATCTTCCTTTTTCCTTCTTTTGATCCCCACCAAAATTTAGCTAACATAGATTCAATTTCTTGGCAACAACTTTCAGGTAATTTGTAGCAACTCATGATATAGTTTGGAATTGCTTGAGCAACCGCTTTGATGAGAATTTCCTTACCAGCTCTAGATAGGTAGTTTTCCTTCCAACCCTTCACCTTTTTCCAGACACGGTCAATGACAAGCGAGAAAATGAGCTTCTTAGATCTTCCAAAAACCACAGGGAGACCGAGGTACTTAGAATGATTATCCACCGTCTTTACACCCATCCTGTTACGGATCATGTCTTTCTCTTCATTACGCACATTTTGACTAAAGGATACTTCTGACTTGTCCAAATTAACCACCTGTCCTGATGCTTGTTGATACTCAGCAAGAACACTAAGAATCACATCGGCTTCAGtagagcttgctcttgcaaacaaCAGGCTGTCATCTGCAAAAAGTAAATGAGATATCTTCGGAGCTTGCCTTGCAATTTTAATTCCATGAATTCCTCCCGTTACAGCTTTTCTCTTCATTAAACCAGACAACACATCAGCACAAAGAATGAAAAGATAGGGAGAAAGGGGGTCACCTTGTCTGAGACCTCTTTCGGGGTTGAAACTCTTACTAGGTTGGCCATTGATGAGGATTTGATAAGACACAGTAGATATACAATTCAGAATTAAGTCCACCACATTACTAGGAAACCCCATTGACTTTAGGGTAGCTTTAACAAAATTCCATTCAATCCGATCATACGCTTTTGACATATCTAACTTTAGAGCCATCGTGCCTTTCttccctttcttcttttttttcatccAATGAAAGCATTCCATTGCTATCAAAGCATTGTCAGTTATAAGTCTTCCTTGCACAAAGGCAGACTGTTCTTCATCAATGATGTCAGGGAGAATGGGTTTGATTCTAATAAGGAAGTTTTATCTTAAAACATATGTATTTAAtaccttaaaaatataaaaaaaattatctttctaacattaactttatatttaattttcttttttagtatgcttaccaagtgtttacactgatttttggtaaacaaccgctagtttaaattaattacttgaaggatcaactagtaaatcctGGGACAATTGTTTATGCATTTTGTTAAAAGAAGTTTGGAAGTTTATCTTTACAGACATCCTTGTTTTGcaaaagaacaatatgtttgatttctgaaacatatgttaaaCACGAACACAAGtaagttcactcgaacgagaGAACCAATAAAATGCAGAATTTGTAAATGCTTtagaaaataaagacttatggaaagtaaatttgcatttagaatgtaaaaattacaaagaaagtgaaaaggttcactgattcatacatctttctcgagtaactcgtttctcgccttaacatggatactttgagtgtttgagattttgtgtaaatgaattgtgaccacTATTTCgactaaaattataatattggtGATATTCATTTTGACTTGGTGTTATAATTTGAATAGAAGAAAAACTCATTTCGATTAGGCCTGGAACGTGATTTGTCGAAGTTAGCCATATTAAGTGGAATTCGACTAAACTATTTTGCTGTCGAAGGCTTCATTTTCAACAAGAAGTGACATATGTTTTAAGACATCGGAAGAAGTCATTCAAAGAGTCGAATATTGACATGGTTCTTTGATCAAACAAACAACTCTTACGAAGAAGTTGTCGGAAGTTATTCAAAGGGACATGTGTCAATCTTAGATATAGgaagttattaaatataagacACTTGTCAAAATCTAAGATGTAGgaagttattttatattttctataaatagtTGCAAATTTTTATGTACAAAGGGTTGAATCTTATTTTCTAAGAACTCTGCAATGCCCACGCCACGGAGCAAACGGGTTCAAGGAGTGCATAGAAATGGATTCCAACCACCCTTTACATTTCATGCAATTTAATATATTGCTTTGTTCTtgctttattttcctttttcttttgcaaTTATGCATTCCTTTTCgtattctttatttttctttcttttcaatacTCACTTGagtattttttctattatgttGTCGTGAGACAACTTGTTATTAAAAGTTGTTGGATGCGATTCTAACACTAAAAAGAACAATGATTTTGTTCTTAAAGACGTATGAATTACATCATAAATCCCGAGACTTGAACGAACACTTCAAAAAAATGATTCTTATCGGATCCTGCAGTTAGAAGGACTTTTATCCAGGTCTTAAAGTAACAATGGATAATTATGTTTACGTTACCAAAAATTGGTGTAAACACCAAGTGTCCTAGAGGCATTGTTTAGCATGACCGTACCCTTGACCTTTTTATTAGACGATGTCTAAGACAACAAAAACAATAgtatttgtaatttaattttgggtaaaatatttttcttagtctatttttttcttagttcaaattttttttttaagagaagagaagaaaaatagactaagaaaaatattttacccAAAAGAAACTAATATGTTCGAAATTGACAAGAAAGTAAAAGCGATTAGGTCTTGTCAGATCCTTTAATTCTAGCTACTCGGTACAGATGTCTATTTcctacaattatttttttagtaccACGATGAATTAACAAATTTGTTATGACCAATCTCTTGTCTCTAATGTCTTATCTGAGTTCATACTTAAAGAAGGTTTTCgatatctctaaaaaaaatgttgattgaACAATTATGCTAGATCTAGTATTTAAACTTAGTGTTCACAGTGAATTAATACTTGAGATCAATTCATAAATTGCCATAATATGAAAAGCATTAAGAACAAGACATGATAACAACTACATAGGTTCAAGTAGCATCAAATCGAATTACAATCATCTAGACCTAATCTATGAAAATCTAGCTACTCATAGTTACAAAAATTGCAAGAGAATTAGAGAAGATATACATAAGAGTAGGATGAATTAGAGgcttcaatcttttttttttcaagccaTGAATTCAAGTTCTTCAACCTACAACAATGATCAAAATCTCCAACTTTGGTGCAAAATTCGGAACCATTTCACATTAACTAAGTTGCTTATTTATAGAACATGAAAATGGGTCAGGTTAGCTCCTAGTGCTAGCCCGAAAGCGCCCATGCGCTTGCATTAATATGACGTGGCAATCCTGAAAAATCCAGAACAACGTCCAACGCTACCACAGATGGCGCCCCGAGCCAAAAGCATAACAAAGACAGATAACAAATTAACATCACAACACCTAGTGCTCACTCTTTTGCGACTAGGCGCTAACAACAAAAGCTAAAATGCCTAATTTtgctattttttcttctattacaAGCAATCTCAAATTCTATGCAACTTTCTACTAAACTATGATAAAATAGCACAACTTCTCATTAAAACTAATTTGAATTTATCTAATTTGAGTGTAACGACTATGAGTCATGAACGATGGTTTTTATAAGAACATTGTTATGTTAAGAcgtacgattttttttttttttttgaaaagttgatggtttataactaccaccaacttatttacaaagaaaatactacaattgctgctgccaaggatcgaacccctgaccaacaGCCTACACCTGCTCAGTCAGCAAGTGCCAACTGAGCTACACCTGCGCACCACCCCGCACGTCTTAACATAACAATGTTCTTATAATTAAGACGTACGATGGTTTTTATAAGAACATTGTTATGTTAAGACGTGCGGGGTGGTGCGCTCTTGACTACAAGGGTCATTTTGTCTTGGTTGGCAGTTCGTGGGTTCATGGAAATTTTTCAGTTATTGAAGATGAAACAATTGCTTTGACTGTTGATGTACAAGAACTTGCTAATAGAGGCTAAGGTGactatatttttcatttgggtTGGTTAGTCACAACTCTATGCCCACTCTATCTCGGCTCAACCATCTCAAGATGAATCCCTCTGCTTCTTGTGTTCGTTGTGGCCTCCAATTCGAGTCTTTTCTTCATTGCATCCGAGAGACTATGAGTTTTCTTGTAATATTTTGGCACCACATCGGGTTTACCAACCCAAATTTCTTCTCAAACATGGACGTCTACGATTGGCTCAAGATGATCACCAGAACGAATACAAGAAGCCAAACTCAACTATTATTTTAACCTactttgactatttttttttatatttaaagacaaatattaacatataagatattgCTCGATTTTGTCTCAATGAGTATTatttaaatatcaattttttctaaattttaataatttataattaaaaatttattcattAACACGTGTATAATGATCAACTGCGACACTTAATTACGAATGGAGagaataatatattaaaaaaaaagagaagcaAATCAAATAGAATTGTCCATATCGAAGTGGACTTATGAGCCCAACAAAGGCATTGTTTGCAGTTACTGTGACAATATATTTGTTTCTTTATAGCCTTCTTGTTCTATGCATTATGCATTGGAATTATAACTCTAAGCTCCTCAAAAACAGAGATCTAATTAAaacaattccatttttaattgatataacaaaaacaagaagaaaaaagacaAGTTTTCCCTTCTAGTTTATCCTTCAAAATTCACATGCACACACACACTCCAATCCAAAAGCaaacaaataagaaaaagaaaaggatgaACATAACAACTTCTTTAAAAAACCAAGCAAAAGGGAGTAAAATAGAAGCATACCCCCATGCGTTTTCCAAATATAAATTGCAATGAAAGTTTTGATAGACATGTAGTAAATAATGTAGAGATGGTATCATGAGTGTGACATAACTAGAAAGTGATATGGACATGCTTCAAAAGTAACCTTATCTTGGTTCCatattatcaaataaatatTAGAAGTTTTTTTATTCGCATTAATATTATGCGAGTTATGTTATCGTGACTTTAACTAAATAGATAGAAACGTTACATTATGTAGAGCGGAGTTGTAACTCCAAACATTCCAccttaagcattaaatttttattcattagACTAATTGACAAAAAAGACTCGAGTATTTTTTTACATGTTTGTTTAGTATACGATTAATTTGCTAAAATTCTGGTGgtattgtaattttattaaaattacaagATATAATCTTTGCAAAATTTGTGATTCTCACAAACCTAACTTAATactcaatgttttaaaaaccggaccggaggtcgaaccggTGTGACCTCTGGTTCATGGTTCAATCGGTTGGACCGGTTAGATCGCTATTGAACCGATTGAAccggaataataataataataaataataaatataatatttgacctgataaataatatttttattaaaaaattcacaataataatagtaatggCAGTTTTTCAAAAACATAATGGGATGGTCCAATATACATTTATTTGTCTAAAAAAAGCCCAATGTAATTGCTTAAAAAACACaaggtaatatatatatagggagtaCTTTTCACTAACCCTAAAATTCATTCATTTGATAGCAGCAAGCCGCCACACAGATGCCACAGTCACTTTCCTGCTTCTCTAAATTTCTACCACTTTCTAGTTCATAAATTTCTACTATTATCTTGCAGAGCCACTTAAATCTAtctctttttcattttcctACTTCTCATATTCtacctatttttttcttcttctcaaacTCTACCTCTTCTTCAAGCTCAACCTCTTTTTATACTTCTTTTTCAATCTTTGTGATGACATGAGTTTGTGGTGCTGGTGAAATCTGACAGACAGTAACTTAACTTGGTTAGTGATGGTGTTAAAATTGGTTCATatgatttttctatttcataattgattaataaattaacttagaaatctaaaacaaataaaatcagAGGTATTAACGTGTTTGTGGTTTTACTTTGGTTATTTCATTTCACAGAGGTTTtattaagaaataaataaataaaataaagaagaaaaaaaacagttttccCGGTTTGACGGTTCACCGGTTTTCCCGGTTCCCACCGATTCAAAGCGGTTTTTTACCGGTTTTACTGACTAGCGGTTCTGGCTCTTGTTCCGGACCGGTGTTGTGTCCGGTTCACGGCCGAACCGgtcgaaccggccggtccggtccggttcttaaaacattg from Trifolium pratense cultivar HEN17-A07 linkage group LG5, ARS_RC_1.1, whole genome shotgun sequence encodes:
- the LOC123884299 gene encoding uncharacterized protein LOC123884299 — protein: MALKLDMSKAYDRIEWNFVKATLKSMGFPSNVVDLILNCISTVSYQILINGQPSKSFNPERGLRQGDPLSPYLFILCADVLSGLMKRKAVTGGIHGIKIARQAPKISHLLFADDSLLFARASSTEADVILSVLAEYQQASGQVVNLDKSEVSFSQNVRNEEKDMIRNRMGVKTVDNHSKYLGLPVVFGRSKKLIFSLVIDRVWKKVKGWKENYLSRAGKEILIKAVAQAIPNYIMSCYKLPESCCQEIESMLAKFWWGSKEGKRKIHWMSWERLSKSKKGGGMGFRGISNFNSALLGKHCWRLITGEESLMGRVFKSRYYPRASFMEAKIGYQPSYAWRSIQSAKEVIILGSRWRIGNGEKVKICKDKWLPNQVGFKVWSRCDELEEDALVSTLIDPDTKQWKRDLVSHIFFPHEAKQILSLPISPRLPSDKIIWHFERNGEYSVRSAHHLLKQHSSRNAAGTSGQQTDILWREIWRAPVPNRVRNFLWRLGKNILPTRANLSRKGVQVENLCPQCNNAPETIDHLFLHCQLAQLTWFASQIGAHAPQNLPLNSWLLQGTATGWGMVVYNQVGNVVLSACRKEFIDVEPVLAEALGVRWCLQKAIEANMKDIVIVSDAATVVNCINSNQSIAVIEIVIQDCKLLIEQLDSVVVTHVRRHLNSVAHGLAKFSNVVGTKTWMGVVPNSLAAAVCNLYGVSSPSS